The Sulfurimonas sp. genome includes a window with the following:
- the groL gene encoding chaperonin GroEL (60 kDa chaperone family; promotes refolding of misfolded polypeptides especially under stressful conditions; forms two stacked rings of heptamers to form a barrel-shaped 14mer; ends can be capped by GroES; misfolded proteins enter the barrel where they are refolded when GroES binds) has translation MAKEIIFSDDARNKLAKGVAQLCDAVKVTMGPRGRNVLIQKSYGSPVITKDGVSVAREIELADKLEDMGAQLVKEVASNTADEAGDGTTTATVLANAIFSEGLRNITAGANPVEVKRGMDKACEAILENLKASSKAIKDKNEIAQVATISANSDKEIGDMIAEAMEKVGQDGVITVEEAKGISDELDVVEGMQFDRGYLSPYFITNTEKMIAEIESPYILLVDSKINSLKDLLPVLEQVQKTNRPLLIIAEDVEGEALSTLVVNKLRGVLNISAVKAPGFGDRRKAMLQDIAILTAGTVISEETGHTLEGANIQMLGQAARVVIDKDNTVIVNGAGDESMVKQRISEIRTQIDATSSEYDKEKLQERLAKLAGGVAVIKVGAATETEMKEKKDRVDDALSATKAAVEEGIVIGGGAALVRAAAKVNLDLEEHDQKIGAEIILRAVKAPVKQIAANAGYDTGVVVNAIENADNENLGFNAATGEYVDMFEAGIIDPFKVERVALTNATSVSSLLLTTEAAIFEIPKEEPADMGGGMPPQMGMPGMM, from the coding sequence ATGGCAAAAGAGATAATTTTTTCAGATGATGCAAGAAACAAGTTAGCAAAAGGTGTAGCTCAGCTTTGTGATGCAGTAAAAGTTACTATGGGACCACGCGGTCGTAACGTTCTAATCCAAAAAAGCTATGGCTCTCCTGTGATCACTAAAGATGGTGTATCTGTTGCACGTGAGATCGAACTAGCAGATAAACTAGAAGATATGGGTGCTCAACTTGTAAAAGAGGTAGCTAGCAACACTGCTGATGAAGCGGGTGATGGTACTACTACTGCTACAGTTTTAGCAAATGCAATTTTTTCAGAAGGTCTTAGAAATATTACAGCCGGTGCTAACCCAGTTGAAGTTAAGCGCGGTATGGACAAAGCTTGTGAAGCTATTTTAGAAAACCTAAAAGCTTCTTCTAAAGCTATTAAAGATAAAAACGAGATAGCTCAAGTAGCTACAATCTCTGCAAACTCAGATAAAGAGATCGGTGATATGATCGCTGAAGCTATGGAGAAAGTTGGACAAGATGGTGTTATCACTGTTGAGGAAGCTAAAGGTATCTCAGACGAGCTTGACGTAGTTGAGGGTATGCAGTTTGATCGTGGTTACTTAAGCCCGTATTTCATTACAAATACTGAGAAGATGATCGCTGAGATTGAGAGCCCTTACATTCTTTTAGTAGACAGCAAGATTAACTCTTTAAAAGATCTTCTTCCTGTATTAGAGCAAGTTCAAAAAACTAACCGTCCACTTCTGATCATCGCCGAGGATGTAGAGGGTGAAGCTCTTTCAACTTTAGTTGTAAACAAACTTCGCGGTGTGTTAAATATTTCTGCTGTTAAAGCTCCTGGCTTTGGTGACAGACGTAAAGCTATGCTTCAAGATATAGCTATTCTTACTGCGGGTACTGTGATCAGTGAAGAGACAGGTCACACACTAGAGGGTGCAAATATCCAAATGCTAGGTCAAGCTGCACGTGTAGTAATTGACAAAGACAACACTGTTATCGTAAATGGTGCCGGTGATGAATCTATGGTAAAACAAAGAATCTCTGAGATTCGTACACAGATCGATGCAACTTCAAGCGAGTATGACAAAGAGAAACTTCAAGAACGTCTTGCAAAACTTGCAGGTGGTGTAGCGGTTATTAAAGTTGGTGCTGCAACTGAGACAGAGATGAAAGAGAAAAAAGACCGTGTAGATGATGCTCTAAGTGCTACAAAAGCTGCTGTTGAAGAAGGTATAGTTATTGGTGGTGGAGCTGCACTTGTTCGTGCTGCTGCGAAAGTTAACTTAGACCTTGAAGAGCATGACCAAAAAATAGGTGCTGAGATTATTTTACGTGCTGTTAAAGCACCTGTAAAACAAATAGCTGCAAATGCAGGTTATGACACAGGTGTTGTTGTAAATGCAATTGAGAATGCAGATAATGAAAACTTAGGTTTCAACGCAGCTACTGGTGAGTATGTAGATATGTTTGAAGCAGGGATCATAGATCCATTCAAAGTTGAACGTGTAGCACTTACAAATGCTACTTCAGTTTCAAGTTTACTTCTTACAACTGAAGCTGCTATTTTTGAGATTCCTAAAGAAGAACCAGCAGATATGGGTGGTGGAATGCCTCCACAAATGGGAATGCCAGGTATGATGTAA
- the groES gene encoding co-chaperone GroES, whose product MNFTPLGKRVLVKRLEEANTTASGIIIPDNAAEKPSQGEVVAVSSEVNALNKGNKVLFGKYSGNEVSLEGEKYLVIDVEDIFGIIG is encoded by the coding sequence ATGAATTTTACACCATTAGGTAAAAGAGTATTAGTAAAAAGATTAGAAGAAGCAAATACAACTGCTTCGGGAATAATTATCCCAGATAATGCTGCTGAAAAACCGTCTCAAGGTGAAGTTGTAGCTGTAAGCAGTGAAGTGAATGCACTAAATAAGGGGAATAAAGTATTATTTGGAAAGTACAGTGGAAACGAAGTTTCACTTGAAGGTGAAAAATACTTAGTTATTGATGTTGAAGATATTTTTGGAATTATAGGTTAA
- a CDS encoding diguanylate cyclase: MELYNSYNVISENKNKIIKEWINSETLNHILEHIKYSPELYEKEVASQVLNYLLSIIKNEAEIGDCPAMRKVVETFLDSGLCVEDVFLNCTIFKNNVIEVLYINKIEIEEIRKVTNILDKNLHRILGIYTKQKRDRDQKSNFHTDLIEEHVALSTTNTDGIITYVTDAFCKLSGYTESELVGNTHSLLSHPDMPNDFFKSMWKKIKKNQVWKGKVKNRKKDGGEFIARTEIIPFLDKDGSVIEYVAIRHDITDKELSNIDPLTGMYNRRYYKAVIDDIFETHQKLSIMVIDIDHFKSINDNHGHSFGDLVLKEFSKVLSRKIRNKDLCIRWGGEEFVALLPGTELEKAIEIAERIRTTIESLEILDKNSGTSVDIKCSIGVTTRYENDTYSSMFDRADGNLYTAKNNGRNMVISK; encoded by the coding sequence TTGGAACTCTATAACTCATATAACGTAATATCAGAAAATAAAAATAAAATAATAAAAGAATGGATCAACTCAGAAACCCTTAACCATATATTAGAACATATAAAATACTCTCCTGAACTATATGAAAAAGAGGTAGCTTCACAGGTTTTAAACTATCTGCTAAGCATTATAAAAAACGAGGCAGAGATCGGTGACTGCCCTGCTATGAGAAAAGTTGTTGAAACTTTTTTAGATTCCGGATTGTGTGTTGAAGATGTATTTTTAAACTGTACTATCTTTAAAAACAATGTTATTGAAGTACTTTACATAAATAAAATTGAGATAGAAGAGATTCGTAAAGTAACTAATATTTTAGATAAGAATCTGCATAGAATACTAGGTATATACACAAAACAAAAACGTGACAGAGATCAGAAATCTAATTTTCATACAGACCTCATTGAAGAACACGTAGCCTTAAGTACTACAAATACGGATGGCATCATAACATATGTAACGGATGCATTTTGTAAACTATCTGGTTATACAGAGAGTGAACTAGTAGGCAATACGCACAGTTTACTAAGTCATCCTGATATGCCTAATGATTTTTTTAAGTCTATGTGGAAAAAAATAAAGAAAAATCAAGTATGGAAAGGTAAAGTCAAAAATAGAAAAAAAGACGGCGGAGAGTTTATAGCAAGAACAGAGATAATACCCTTTTTAGATAAAGACGGTAGTGTTATTGAATATGTAGCTATAAGACATGATATTACAGATAAAGAGCTATCAAATATTGATCCGCTAACTGGTATGTACAATAGGAGATATTACAAAGCTGTAATTGATGATATATTTGAAACACATCAAAAACTATCTATCATGGTAATAGATATCGATCACTTCAAAAGTATAAACGATAATCACGGTCATAGCTTTGGAGACTTGGTATTAAAAGAGTTTTCAAAAGTTTTATCTAGAAAAATACGTAATAAAGACCTATGTATAAGATGGGGTGGAGAAGAGTTTGTTGCCTTACTTCCTGGTACAGAACTTGAAAAAGCAATAGAAATTGCAGAGAGAATAAGAACAACTATCGAGAGCCTTGAAATTCTAGATAAAAACTCAGGAACATCTGTAGATATAAAATGCTCCATTGGAGTAACAACTAGATATGAAAATGATACATATTCAAGCATGTTTGACAGAGCTGACGGTAATTTATATACCGCCAAAAACAATGGTAGAAATATGGTGATATCTAAATAG
- a CDS encoding ankyrin repeat domain-containing protein, whose amino-acid sequence MKKRLVDFSSMLIALVLLSGCVAQPRYSAVRSSGEITPVLAAVDMNNAKKYVQAGRVNEVESSLGNTALHYASTNDNYLSIARYLISSGALVDKKSKYGITPLMQASSSGATKVAELLINSGANIYETDNYKGEVIHYAIRTGNIDTIKLLLSRGAKMSDKDGYGNDLVASIDSNIKIHEQLAEKYKSNQQFYNIYMEKISKLKQTRSFVLQYREDPNMQFSVAQSSDINQNTQTAQQKETLEKKVAELESKKDKKELIEFVYKNPIAVQYIKDETLKLKLTGPKNLKVVDVSDMIKKGKSEKIIISFIKRVKTPYKEFSMDEVEKLQKMGLSDSIISAMMDVTTELLKEQQRKKEQQNLLAEQQRIAKENNKTKVVYQKSSATPATQQRGVGDAIVDKAVDKGVDMLLRRLF is encoded by the coding sequence ATGAAAAAAAGGTTAGTTGATTTTTCGTCTATGCTTATTGCTTTAGTATTACTTAGTGGTTGTGTTGCACAACCTAGATATAGTGCAGTTAGAAGTTCTGGTGAAATAACACCTGTTTTAGCCGCAGTAGATATGAATAATGCAAAAAAGTATGTTCAGGCTGGTAGGGTAAATGAAGTTGAGTCAAGTTTAGGAAATACTGCACTTCATTATGCTTCAACAAATGATAATTATCTGTCAATTGCAAGGTATCTAATTAGCAGCGGTGCATTGGTAGATAAAAAAAGTAAATATGGAATTACTCCACTTATGCAGGCGTCTAGTTCAGGAGCTACAAAAGTAGCTGAGCTTTTAATAAACAGCGGTGCAAATATTTATGAGACAGACAACTATAAAGGTGAAGTTATACATTATGCAATACGTACCGGAAACATAGATACTATCAAGCTTCTTCTGAGCAGAGGGGCTAAGATGTCTGATAAGGACGGATATGGAAATGATTTAGTAGCTTCTATTGATTCTAATATAAAGATTCATGAACAACTTGCTGAGAAATATAAATCAAACCAACAGTTCTATAATATTTATATGGAAAAGATTTCTAAGTTGAAACAAACTCGTTCATTTGTCTTGCAATATAGAGAAGATCCAAATATGCAATTTAGTGTAGCACAATCTTCAGATATTAATCAAAATACTCAAACAGCACAACAAAAGGAAACTTTAGAAAAAAAAGTTGCAGAGCTTGAATCTAAGAAAGATAAAAAAGAGCTAATAGAGTTCGTTTATAAAAACCCTATAGCTGTTCAATATATCAAAGATGAAACATTAAAACTAAAACTAACTGGACCTAAAAATCTTAAAGTTGTAGATGTTAGTGATATGATTAAAAAAGGTAAAAGTGAAAAAATCATCATATCATTTATAAAAAGAGTAAAAACTCCATATAAAGAGTTTTCTATGGATGAGGTAGAAAAACTGCAGAAAATGGGTTTATCTGATAGTATAATATCTGCAATGATGGATGTTACAACGGAGCTTTTAAAAGAGCAGCAACGCAAAAAAGAACAGCAGAATTTATTGGCTGAGCAGCAGCGTATAGCAAAAGAGAACAATAAGACAAAAGTTGTATATCAAAAAAGTTCGGCCACTCCTGCTACACAACAGAGAGGCGTTGGCGATGCTATTGTGGATAAAGCAGTTGACAAGGGTGTTGATATGTTGTTAAGAAGGTTATTCTAA